GCGGTGACAATGACAACGGATATTGGGGTTAGAGGAGTGTAAGGTTAGAATTTAGCAAATgccaacaatataaaaaaatgaaagaaggaAGGAAAGAAGACATATATggatgaaagagaaagagtagCGTCGTAGTTGACGAAGGCAAACAGCGACGGTGGCGAACGATAGAGATAGCAATTCGCATAGAGAAAACAAGCTCATCCGTGGTAAAAACAAGCACTTGAATTTATTGGTGTATTTATTGTCGAATGCATAGTCTGTGACCAAAACAGCGCGTTTCATTTAATTACTTTACAGTCAGATTTTTTTTCCCCTAAATTTGATGGTAAAATACGTTCTCACCAAATTTTTTTCCGTGCCATTTGTTACTGTTGGATTTAGGTTGAAAATATAAATCCAACAGTAATATTTTATGGATAACAAATTTAGTGTTACAACTGCCaataaatttaatgataaatataattttttataaaattatagaaattattattgataatagcaatttaaaaaaatgtgtaaaCAGCTATTGATAATGATAAATTACGTGCAAAAAtagctatatatatttttttttttgaggagCAGCAGTCTTTgtacaaataaatataatcataaACTGCTATAGGCAATAGCTATTTATgtgttatattatttgattgtaAATCATTGAAGTCAATAACGGTTTCTAAACAAAAGAAATCTTCTCTTTTGTGTTATTTTgggtatataaaatttttaagtagTGAAAATTGTTCTTCCACCTTCAATCCttcctttttcaataaaatgtatgtataattattaattagagatgattttgatatttttagtctaaataaataaatatattatccAATTCAAtagatgattttattttttttttaaccctCTTAATAGTATCGTGACAGATTAGTCCTTAGCCTGTTGGATTAAGGGATAccgtggaaaacaaaaaaaaattaaagttaatagattttgaattttatttatactttttgttcaatttttttaaatattttattttaaaatcttttaaagagattttatctatatttcacataagatatattaaatttatattcctcaaataataaaaaacacttAAGCaacaaattaatataatttaaataataaaacttaaattaaataaaatctttataaacaacaattttaaaacttaaaaaatatccatttaaatatgaaaaataaatttttattttagaaaaaagagttggttttaatatatatacaactTTGCTTCTGATCacttcatatttatttttttttttataatttaataacatatgaactaaatttttatattttagaccctcaaaaaaagttatttaataaaaaatatgttgtGCTAATAATTAACAGTGATAATATAATATCCTCACCCAATATTACGAAGTTAAACTAAAGACATAATTCATTACTCTTTCAAGAGTATTATTTGTAGaatgaatataattttataGTATATATGGATGGAATTAGacagaaaaataacataaataaaatacaatacaCTAAAATCACTTTGTTCTAGGACTTCTAGCTGCCAACTCTAAAATATCCTTTAAAATCACCCCTATGAATTAATAAGACAAGTCTATATCCATCAGTCCATGTAATGCTTTAAATCCTTGGTTTTCGGTCTCACACAAATTATGCAAGCTAGTGAAGCTACGCTATAAATACTGTAGGAAGACTTTCTCGTATATCAATGTACTCTTTGGAAGACCAATGTTCTATATACGTCTAAACATTAAATACATTATTATTTGGATAAGGTAGCATTTGGATGTTTTTACTGCTTTGTCATTATGCTTCCTTATACTACTCACGGATGTTATCCCCTCTAAACATTAAATACATTATCGCTCATGCTTTGTTTTAAAGTAACTCTCATTgaacttcttttcttctcccaaCAATACTCCTCATGTATAGCGATATCTTGATTATCTCCGCTAATCTTAGGTAGTTAGGCGATAATATgtccttaaaaaatattatgggTTAATTATTCAACTAGCATAACATAATGTGCACATCACAACTTCTTCAATCATCTACGCATTAGATTCCAGTGTCATTCTAGTCTATCCAACTTGTTGAACAAGTAGAACATATACATAGtacgaataattaatttatcttcAACCATCGGCTAATTTTTATCGATATGGAATCTACAGGGGAGCTTTTCACAGATATGGCAGTATGGGGGAATACACGCATATGTGGGATAGCTTTCTGACAGTGTGAGGGTGGAGAAATCGCACCGTGCGATTTGTATGAGAAGGAGAAATGAAAATTTATGCTACATGAAATCGCACCGTGCGATTTGTATGATAAGGAGAAATGAGATTTTCTGCTACTGAAATCGCACCCTCCGTTTAAAGTTGGGTGTGTTACAACGGTGCAACAAATCGCATGGTGCGAGTTGTAGGGGTTGGATATTGGGACGAACTCGCACCCTCCGTTTTGAGTGGGGATGAAGTTTATTCCAGGAAATTGAATAGGAAATCGCATGGTGCGATTTGAGTTGTAAATATTTAGCTCTGTCATGTTAACCTAGTCGATGGGTGCGAGTTCCTTAAAATGGTCCATATAAAAGCACGCAGTAAGGAAGTAGGTCACTCGCGTCTTCTTCTTCCCCAACTTGAACGGCTGCATACTCTTCTGTTTCTTCTTTCTCGTTTCCTTATTATTATCTGGTGATTCAAAGTTGAACTCTACTTGCCAAatctatcttcttttctttttatatgttTGAGAGAGATGAGTGACCGAGTGTTATTAAAGGTGTATTATTTTGGTCAGATTTTACTACAAACTTCGGAAGGAGTAAAATTTATATGTGAAAAACCCTTAGATGTTGTTATTCCCTTTATCATCTCATTTGAAGAGCTGAAAGGGGTGATTTCTGAAGCCATTAATTCTGAGAAAGCAAGAAAGATATCATGTATTCTATACAGATATCCCATACAGGTATTTGGTGGATTCGTCCAGTTTCAAAGCAGATATGTGACGGACGAAGCGAGCATGCAAgagatgttttcaatgtatattgaaaACCGGGCTCAGATCTCCTTCATCGAGTTGtatattgagtttgaacaatctGAGGCCGACCGAAATATTCTACGAGAAGATTATAATACTGACAGCGAAGAAGAGTTCGAAAGTAACTACCAGTTTGTTGGTCCAGATGGAGATGGAGGTGAAGATCAAGGTGAAGGAGCTACGGCGCCAGATGTAACAGAGGTGGCAAATGCACTCGCAAACGATGAGCCGTTTGAGGAGCCATCATTCATGCGAGTTTTGGATTTGGAAGCCATGCATGTTCCGGAGTTTCCGGGATATATGACTGCAGGTAGGTAAAATTTACATGAGTTTGTAAATATCATTCGCAGTTAACGGTTAAAATCCAGTGAACCGGACCGGTTAGGTTCCGGTTCATGTCGTGCGACGGTCGAACCGGCCTTTATGGTCTAATTTTTACATGACTTGCTggtgtttttgttttaattagagTGACATAATAAGGTGTTGTCAGATTTGTAATATATGtctctttatttgatttttcctATGCTGGTTGTCAAATGCAGAGATTCCTATTGTCGCAGATGGTGAGTTTGCCGTTGGTATGGAGTTCGGTTCGAGGGAAGCTGTTATTAAGGCGATAAAAGAGTATACCATACGACGAAGTGTAGACTACCGGGTGTATGAGTCTGAGCCGTTGACATTTTATGCCAAGTGTACGCAGTACGGATCAGGGTGTGATTGGCTTATCAGGGTTAGCATGATCAGCAGGAAGTACTGTTGGGTTATAAGGAGGTATAATGGTAGTCACACATGTACCCGAGCCATGATTTCACAGGACCATTCGAAGCTGGATTCTCTCACAATTGCAGAAGCGATAAAGCCATTGGTTGAGGCGGACCTCGAGTATTCTGGAGTTATTACCCCTGTATTAGGGCATTCAGACATTGTAAACCAGTTGTCCAGGTGGATGGGACTCACTTGTATGGAAAGTATAAGGGTTGTCTGCTAGTGGCAGTTTCACAAGATGGCAACAACAATATTGTCCCAATTGCGTTTGCTATTGTGGAGGGAGAGACTTCTGATGCATGGCACTTTTTCCTAAGTAACCTTCGTCAACATGTTGTCACTCGGGATGGTATTGGTCTAATATCCGACCGACACGAATCCATCAATGCAGCTGTGGAGCGCAGTAATGGAGCTTGGTCACCTCCTAGAGCTTTTCATATGTTTTGCATCAGGCATATTGAGTCAAACTTTCTGCGGAAATTCAAGGCACCGTACCTCCAAAAATTGGTCGTCAACATTGGTAACCATTTACTAAATTTAGTTATGTTATTAATAGATTCAACCATCACGCGATTTCTTTCGacagctaattttttttttttttgctttcctCCAGGATATTCAAGGACGGTGCGGGAGTACGAACTGCGATACCAGCGATTGCGGGAACGGGGCGAAGCGTATACAGACTGGTTAAACCGAATTCCTCGCGAACAGTATGCATTGGCATTTGACGGTGGATACCGATGGGGGCACATGACGACGAATCTTGTGGAATGCATCAATTCAGTGTTGAAGGGTGCACGCAATCTGCCTATAACTGCTCTTGTGAAGGCAACATTCTACAGGCTAAACGAGTTGTTCACCCGAAAAAGAGCAGAGGCAGAAGCGCGGATTAGTGCAGGGCATGTGTTCTCAGATGTCGTGACTTCGAAGTTGCATGCAAACCAGCTTGCATCGGGGAACATTCAGGTCAGTTGCTTTGACCGCCTGAATGAGGTCTTTGAGGTGCGTGAGATGCCAAGTGGAATGGAATTTGCAGTCGATCTACGAGGACTTCGATGTGACTGCGGTGAGTTCCAGGTGGATCGGATCCCTTGCAGACATGTGTTCGCTTGTTGTGCTAACCAACGACTGGATTGGAAACTATATGTCCATGATGTGTATAAGATGGACCAAATTCGGCGGGTGTACCGAGCAAGGTTTAGGCCACTAGGTAATCCTACAACATGGCCAGCTTACAATGGACCTCGGTTCGTACCGAATCCGTACCTTAGGCGCGTCACGAAAGGTCGCCCCAAGATGACTCGCTTCTTAAATGAGATGGACACGCGAATGTTATGTCGTCCTAGGCGATGTAGGCTATGTGGAGCTGAGGGACATACTCGTAGCAGATGCCGTCAGTCATCTGGTGCAAATGCCGGCGAAAATGCTCAGTAGATTCACAGTCTCAGATGATATGATATGCGTAGCATTATATAGCATGGCATAAGTTGACAATGTGATTTAAATTGACCTGATAAATCTAACATTGTATAATATCACTCGGAAACTCGTATTTATGTAACATTGCATGAcgtttttattttgcttttatgTTAAATTAGTAACTATTTTTAACTTATAATAATTTGGTAAGTAATTAATATGTATTATATTAATATCTACTACAAgtatttattaatatgtattatttattaatatcgACTACTTAACAAcaccaaatattatatatgctcgaaaaataaatattattagcAAGATTAATTATGgtagcattattattatttaatttacttaCTGAATTCAATAACTATATATACATATTCTTTCTAGATAGAGcctatataataaattatattttccaTATAAAAAAGAAGTGACTCCAGTAGTTCTATTTAACACCTGTAGCATGTAAATACATGAAATatatttcataataaattcatgGATACTCTAAAGGTACAATAGATATCTTAGCATCCTCCAAGTCAGTAGTACCTAATGTCCAAAACATACAAATCTGGCTAAACAAAATCGAAATgcttaaaacttaaataaataaattagtaccTAATGTCCAAAACATATAAATTATTCTAAACATAGTCGACATGCTTAAAAATGGAAATAAATACATTAGTACCTAATGTCCAAAACATACAAATTATTCTAAACAAAGTCGACAGgcttaaaacttaaataaatacATTAGTACCTAATGTCCAAAACATACAATACACCACAACTACTTTCTAATTGACCACTTTACATCGTTCACCAATTTCTTGCATTTCTTGGCCGCCTTTTTGAAAACAGATGGAGTGTATCGATTAGCGCTACGACGTGGGGGATCAATCCTAAGGTTGTAACCTTTGGCTTGGTCATCCGGAGTGCGGGCCTGACCTGTTCACAATAATATATAAACAATTAAATATAGTACAGTAGGTTCTCAAGTCAACAAAGATACCACATATTATCCAAGAATACACAAACAAATATACCATTTATGACCACACAATAAATAACTACCCTATCATGTaaagcaaaatacaaaatatgaaTACCATCATTACGGGACTCTTCGTCCTCATCGAACTCCTCTATTTCATCgtcctcatcatcatcttcgGCATCCGGGTTGTCCACTATATACGCATCGGTCTCCTGCTGGAGTGTGTTATCATTTTCCTCAATGAGTCCCATGGAAATAACGTACGGATTTTGGCTATTAAAAACTCCGCGTCCACCGTCACTCCTACTAGAGTCAACAGATACAAATCCTCCAGATGCAACCGATGAAGTATGGCCTGGATACCTCGCATCCAACGAATGCCTCCCTGGCATTAACTCATTTTGATGGCCAAATTGAGACTGTCCTCCTTCTCCAGCCATAAGCCCAAGCAACTGGCTAAAAGAACCGCCTTCGCCTGGATCAAACTGTGACATACCCCAATGTTGTTGATGATGCGTAAATGATGGGTTGAAGTGTGACTGCGGTACATACTGGCCTGAGAACTGAGGTTGTTCTTGTGGAAGCGGATTCGTAGGTGGTACCTCAGGCGAATGTGGCTCCTGTTCATCATTGTCATCATCCATATCCTGACTACCCTCATCCATATCATGATTACCACCATCCAAATCCTGATTACCTTCATCATCCTCTTCACCCACAAGATTTGACAAACACAAGCGGTTCCCATATTCTCCTCGGTACCAATGCATATAAGTTTCCAACTGAGGCTGTGAAGGAATGGGAAGCTCGGAAAGAACGTGATGATACCTGTTGGTCCAATGCATCACCCACATGTAATGAGTAGGTGCCGTGGCCCAGTTAAAATTCTTAGGACCAGTGAGGACTTCTCCATGCGCCTTATCTAGATTCCGCACCTCCTCAGGCACTCCCTGAACGAGTCCGAATTGTCGCCTATACCTATCGGTAGCATGCCACTCAATACATTCAAATGATACCAAAGGCACTGTAGCGCTCCACACAACCGAGTGCATATAGATTTCAGCAGGTATTATGTTTGGATCCACGCGATCCACAGCATAAGCAACCGAtataaactgggaaaaataaaGGAAACTCATGATTACAATCCACAATaccaataacaataaaaatgcTTCATAATTTTGTCCCGCGCCCCAAATTCGAAACTAATACTTCTTTAATTAAAACACACCTGGCCTTCCTAAAGTCATTAACAATGGTTCATAAGATTTACACAGGCCCTAAATAGGAAAGTAATACTACTTTAATAAATACTCACCTCGCCTTCCTGAAGTTCATCAAAGGCCTTCCTAAAGTCAGCTAACTTCATATATCTATATCGTCGGTCACCCCGCTCCCAGTTCCGCCACCTTATACGATACATTTAATGTTGATAACTgagttataaatataaataaagtggtacatttaataattatattacctGTTTGCTAGCGGGAAACTGCGGGGCTCCCTAGGAACCGGCGATAGATATGGGAGCCGCATCCAAGCCCAACCGAGAAGAAGTGTTAGTGGGCCATCTATGCCTTTACAGTCAACTCGAGATGCCCGGCATAATGCCCTATAGAGGTGTGCTAGGCATGCAGATCCCCAACTGTATTGTATAATACTACCAAATTCACGTAGCAATGGAAGAAACTTCCAGTGCACACCTGCTGCACCTGATTTATCCCCAAACAAGATCGTCCCGATAAGCAACATAATGTGGCATTTGACATACCTCTGTATACCAACTTCATCAGTCAAGGGTAAATTTTCTTTAAGGTCCCGAAGCCAACTCAATTTAATGCAACTGCCTCTACACTCCGACTTACGCGGTGCAACTCCGAATTGATGCAAACACTCAGCCTCCAACGCTTCGAAACTACTCAATGTCATCCCTGTAACTGGAAGTCCGTCCGTTGGAAGACCAAGTATTAGAGCAACGTCTTCAAGAGTGACGGCACATTCACCAATGCCTTTTGACATTGGACTACCCCAATCTGTGATGCATGGTAAAAGCCAGTAAGTCGTAGATGCTCCTCTACCCTATCATTGTACCGATCCGGAGGAACAGGATGCTCACATGTCAACATTCTTAACTTCTGCAAAGTTCATAACAAAGTATTACTCAACTTCTTAACACTTACTAGCTtactactaaaataaaaatattttataccacAACAACTATTGATGATAATGATAACTAATACATAAATACCTAATTAAATCTCTGCACAGTAACACATTTATCTTGAATAATATGTAATAATACCCACTAACCACCTACTACTGCATATACCATTAGTTAACTAAAGATATTTCACTGAATTATAAAAAACATTTATAACAATCACTCTATGCCTAAATTCTTTTTGGAACCTCATTCATACTAACTAATTAATAGTTTCCCAAACTAAGACTAACTCACAACAACAAAAACATTTACCTTCATTCATTACAATATACCtagttaataatttaaaaagaattataaaaattaaattaaacctaTTTTCAATATTACAATTATAATAACCGTTGGggctccaatttttttttaatttccttatatttatatttaaacataaacataactataaaaattaaattaaacctaTTCTCAATATCACTTACAATTATAACCGTTGGGgctccaatttttttaatttccttatattaatatttaaacataaacataactataataataatacaaaacattcaaaattcacattcTAAAATTTCCGTGCTCTCTATAAAAAACGTCCCAAACTTactaaataataacaataatttcactaacaataataatacttatattctaaaaattaattccaaaaattctaaaaatcttaaaaaatacatataaatcctaaaaaatagtaataatcatTCTATCCTATGGATATTTCTAATTTGCACTTCTAATAACAACAATcataacaaataaatattttacattaatacttttaaataaaaaaatttaaaaaccttaaaaaaaaacttacataATCAGAGTGACTGAGATAATGCATGATATGAAGCTCAGGTCGATCAACATctctagttttattttttttgggcaTTCTTTCATGTATTGAAACATGCAGAAATGAGAGGAGGAAGATGAACAGCAATGGGGGCTTCAGGTTTGGAAACGAAAGCTGGGAGAGTGATGTCTCGGAGGGTGAGAGAAGTTAATGCATGAGTGAGGGAGCTGTTATAAGGGCACCGAATTGGTGTGGCTCCTGCTACGCGACACGTGTCTTCGGTGGTGGCAATCGCACGGTGAGATTTGCTGGACGGAACTCGCACGGTGCGAGTTGGGTGGTCACTGACACCACACTCTCGTCATTCCCCTCCCTCCGCCATAACGGCGTCTGTTAGAAGTTCCGGTAccatattgaaattaaaaagcgTCAACCATCACTCATCagtttttaatcaaataatataataaaatgaatattttattaagTCGCTTTTTTTTAGGTAAGtacaatttaatttaacatttataattattttttttaggtgactatcttattttaaaatttagtcaactattttataagaaaattaCTCGCACTTAGATTTAACATACAAATTTAAATCTTGAAATATCACAACTAATAGgtattttaggatttagaattttataatttagaattttagaatttaagattAGTTTTATTGTTTGCATTTTAGAATTTTgttgtttaaaatttaagatttgttTGGgtgaatttttaagaaaatatcttttttgagttatctttttttaaaaatttttatgaaaaagtaaaaataattttatgtttgggtatcttacacaaaaagatctttttatttatcaattatatttgggtataataatataaaagtacttttattgtttatttattacataaaacatctttttttttaagaaaaaaaatttaaaaaatataaattacagcttctaaaaaatatatattttttagtttttttagtgcttttatttttactactaaaaatttgccaaacatactaaaaaataaaaaaatatatttttttgttaaaaaaatttttttatcaaaataatggcGCCTAAACATGcacttaaaattttgaattttagtgtttataaattataatttaggattttattatttagaatttagaattttgttGTTTATGTTTAGGGATTATAATTTAAGGTATagagttttggatttttttttttatttgattatgatGTTGTTTACATAATTTTGGATTTGTTTAgattataattttgatttttttaatttaatattaaacaaattgataaatttttgtatttgaattttaaatatcagaaagaagtttaaattttatttttaaatattacggAGACAATAAtatacagaaaaataaatttatgtatGTGCTTGAggctgttttttatttaaacttttGTCAAAAATGACTGtaaattagataattttttataggttattattgtaataattattctaaaaatacaTATGTTTTCACAACCTAACCAATTCTtgattaaaatattagtaatattaATCTTTACTAATTACTCACACCAACTGTTACGATCAAgatgatttaaaatgaaaaaattagtaaaataataaagtaagtagttaatcatttttaaattaattaagatagtaatatagatatatattaaaaaattataaaattaatagtgatTAACTACTCATTTTATCATTGTATTAACTTTTTCACTTCAGAAGATTTAAATACAAAAGTCACATTATGTTTATTTGGGTGTCattgaaaaaatatctttttattttatttttattttttaatgtatttaacaaaattttaatagtaaaaataaaaatattaaaaaaaaataaaaaatatctttttgaagtgttacaatttatatttttaaattttattttcttgaaaaaatatttttgatgtgtaataaataaacaaaaaaaagtgattttatattattataacaaaatataattaattaataaaataaatttttttatatcaaatataaaaaaaaacttttatttgtttataagattatatttttttttcttaaaatctcATATAAACAAACAAGTCTACTGCCTTCTTCATTTTTACTAAGTATTTTAAAACACTTTGGCCATTTTAAAAAGCTTTGCTCActtttgaaattgtttttcCCATTTTCACTTCCAAACTAATTTGGATTCTACTAATAAaggtgaaattttttatttttaatattgtagTGGTAGTGGTGTTTTTTAAAATGTGAATTGTTGAGATGTTATATTTAAAtgtgaaattatttaattagagAAGTAGAAATTGGACCGTCTGATTTCTGATAGGTACACAAattggaccgtccgatttgtgttaaaaaaattaaaaaatttgaagcaCAAAAATCGGATCCTCCGATTTGTGTACTttctacaattttaaaaaacacaaaaaattacaatattaaagtatatcaccacttttattttcataacaaaaaaaattaaccaataAAGGTGCTCCATAACTTCCCATCTTTCATACTACCTACACTAACGAGTTAGACTCAGGATATCTATATTTTAAACCAACAAATCCCGTATTTTTATATCAATCAATAAATCAACCCATATCTTCGTCCTTTTAAATTTTCAGCAAAATTTTTCCATTTGTATGgtagaaattatttttgttatggaAAAGGTGTTGGTGTTTTTGCAGGTTATGGGGGAATGGGGTCATTTACCGGAGGATGGAGGGAGCATCCACCACGCAGGGGGCGTGCTGGACTCGCTCATCAGCCGCGTGTCAGACGCCAAGCACCACGCAGGAGGCGTGGTGACGTGGCAAGCATGCAGGAGGCCGAGCACCACCGGGGGGGGGGCATGAAGGACGTGGCGTCGCAGAGTTCCAATGCTTTGCACCACCGGGAGGGGCG
This sequence is a window from Arachis duranensis cultivar V14167 chromosome 2, aradu.V14167.gnm2.J7QH, whole genome shotgun sequence. Protein-coding genes within it:
- the LOC127743970 gene encoding uncharacterized protein LOC127743970; the encoded protein is MHSVVWSATVPLVSFECIEWHATDRYRRQFGLVQGVPEEVRNLDKAHGEVLTGPKNFNWATAPTHYMWVMHWTNRYHHVLSELPIPSQPQLETYMHWYRGEYGNRLCLSNLVGEEDDEGNQDLDGGNHDMDEGSQDMDDDNDEQEPHSPEVPPTNPLPQEQPQFSGQYVPQSHFNPSFTHHQQHWGMSQFDPGEGGSFSQLLGLMAGEGGQSQFGHQNELMPGRHSLDARYPGHTSSVASGGFVSVDSSRSDGGRGVFNSQNPYVISMGLIEENDNTLQQETDAYIVDNPDAEDDDEDDEIEEFDEDEESRNDGQARTPDDQAKGYNLRIDPPRRSANRYTPSVFKKAAKKCKKLVNDVKWSIRK
- the LOC110278290 gene encoding protein MAIN-LIKE 2-like; this encodes MSKGIGECAVTLEDVALILGLPTDGLPVTGMTLSSFEALEAECLHQFGVAPRKSECRGSCIKLSWLRDLKENLPLTDEVGIQRYVKCHIMLLIGTILFGDKSGAAGVHWKFLPLLREFGSIIQYSWGSACLAHLYRALCRASRVDCKGIDGPLTLLLGWAWMRLPYLSPVPREPRSFPLANRWRNWERGDRRYRYMKLADFRKAFDELQEGEEGQVCFN